In the Gossypium arboreum isolate Shixiya-1 chromosome 10, ASM2569848v2, whole genome shotgun sequence genome, one interval contains:
- the LOC108487910 gene encoding uncharacterized protein LOC108487910, with amino-acid sequence MKFAKLSVFKDGGLLAELQVELGFLRDFDLNVDGVLYFRGQMCVPVDQDLRHMIHTEAHSSPYAMHPSGNRMYRDLWVLYWWPGLRKDIANFVGRCLVCQRVKAEHQRPSELLQPIRIPEWK; translated from the exons ATGAAGTTTGCAAAGTTGTCAGTTTTCAAGGATGGTGGTTTGTTGGCTGAGCTTCAA GTTGAGTTGGGTTTTCTTAGAGATTTTGATCTCAATGTTGATGGTGTCCTTTACTTTAGAGGTCAGATGTGTGTTCCAGTGGATCAAGATCTAAGACATATGATTCATaccgaggctcatagtagtccatatgctatgcatcctagtggGAACAGGATGTATCGGGATCTTTGGGttttatattggtggccagggttAAGGAAGGACATAGCTAATTTTGTTGGTAGATGTTTAGTTTGCCAGagggttaaagctgagcatcaacgTCCCTCTgagttacttcagccgatcaggattccagagtggaaatga